The DNA region CTTCTAATTCAGTTCCTAGAAAAATTACAGATATTAAATTTCCTAATGATAAAACAGTGGTTTTGGAATTGGAATTTGGGCAAAATATCAAAGGGGCTGAGATTTTAAGATGGAACGATAAATTATTTTCAAATATAGAAATTCCTATTGATTATTCTATAGTTCAAACTAAGGCTATTGAAACAAAAGATGGCAAACCTTTAAGTATTGAAAATCAAAAATATAAGATTAGTGATTTAGAGGTTGAGGGTGTAGAAAAATTTTCTTCTGGAGAGATGTTTGGATTAAAGTATAGAGATTTTAAACCAAAGTTAGATAAGAAAAAACACCCATTGATTATCTGGTTGCACGGAGCTGGAGAGGGTGGAGAGAGCAATGCTACCCAAATATTGGGTAACCGTGGGGGAGTGGCCTTTGTAGAAGAGGAAAGTCAAAAGATTTTCGATAACCCTTATGTACTTGCTCCACAAACTCCTACTTTTTGGATGAAATCATTTATGGTAGGAGATAGAGAGCTTATTGGAGAAAAAGATTATACTCCAGACCTTATAAATCTAATAAAAAAATATTTAGATGAAAATCCTAGTATCGATAGAGATAGAATATATATTGGTGGGTGTTCTATGGGAGGATACCAAACATTTAAGACTTTAGTAGCTGACCCTAAGATTTTTGCTGGAGCTTTTATCACTTGTCCAGCTTATGAGCCATCAAAAGAGGAACTTGAAAAAGTAAAAGATGTTCCTATCTGGCTTGTACACGCATCAAGTGATACTACTGTGCCTGTTAGCAATTCTA from Fusobacterium perfoetens includes:
- a CDS encoding prolyl oligopeptidase family serine peptidase; translated protein: MLDIISKNQVPFRAIGEVFDFGPQVKEIVLNFDEPLNTKSIDKDTFKVIAVSSNSVPRKITDIKFPNDKTVVLELEFGQNIKGAEILRWNDKLFSNIEIPIDYSIVQTKAIETKDGKPLSIENQKYKISDLEVEGVEKFSSGEMFGLKYRDFKPKLDKKKHPLIIWLHGAGEGGESNATQILGNRGGVAFVEEESQKIFDNPYVLAPQTPTFWMKSFMVGDRELIGEKDYTPDLINLIKKYLDENPSIDRDRIYIGGCSMGGYQTFKTLVADPKIFAGAFITCPAYEPSKEELEKVKDVPIWLVHASSDTTVPVSNSRNSFKYLKSLGADVVYTEYEEVVRDGNKYDPHGSYFYTLHNDPFSGDGTHIFQWIASKKLKKALSQQMVDF